A single region of the Deferribacterota bacterium genome encodes:
- the lexA gene encoding transcriptional repressor LexA produces MTSKQKKYIEFINSFIEKNDYPPTIREIALGLGVSSTSSVKKMLDRLKAVGAIEKKTNKARGLEVKKKGIPLIGRIRAGVPTFSEENIEKFINIESLCRGSDVFFLKAEGDSMVERGIFEGDYLMVKKTMILNNNDIGIFRINGEVTVKTFSIKKNPKEIRLIPANAKYSIININKEDDFEIVGKVILILRDLGVSI; encoded by the coding sequence ATGACGTCTAAGCAAAAAAAATATATTGAGTTTATAAACTCTTTTATAGAAAAAAATGATTATCCTCCAACTATTAGAGAAATTGCTTTGGGACTTGGGGTATCTTCAACTTCTAGTGTAAAAAAAATGTTAGATAGACTAAAAGCCGTTGGAGCAATAGAAAAAAAGACAAATAAAGCTAGAGGGTTAGAGGTTAAAAAGAAAGGGATACCTTTAATTGGAAGGATAAGGGCAGGGGTTCCCACTTTTTCAGAGGAAAATATAGAGAAGTTTATAAATATAGAATCCTTATGTAGAGGCAGTGATGTATTTTTTTTGAAGGCAGAGGGTGATTCAATGGTGGAGAGAGGGATTTTTGAGGGAGATTATTTAATGGTAAAAAAAACAATGATTTTAAATAATAATGATATAGGTATTTTTCGAATTAATGGGGAGGTAACAGTAAAGACATTCTCTATTAAGAAGAATCCCAAGGAAATTAGACTTATACCTGCTAATGCCAAATATAGCATTATAAATATTAATAAAGAAGATGATTTTGAGATTGTAGGAAAGGTTATCCTTATCTTAAGGGACTTAGGTGTTTCTATATGA